Proteins encoded together in one Bacteroides ovatus window:
- a CDS encoding endo-1,4-beta-xylanase, which produces MKYRNMLPFVALSVLILTSCDDNKMEWYKDPTHGAVTSSELPLQLAEKISRYKPLKEYLSDPNFKLGIGVGMDEYLGDETTTTIVNENFNDLTIGYAMKHGPMVDSKGNLKFDKVDQLFTKTTEAGISIYGHCLIWHTNQNASYLNSLIAPEVIPGPAGSNLLDLSGIEDGTFDGWNRKNGSDAMSIVEGEGLTTTSKALKFTVGSSVTAAHSVQLYTPDISAVSGHNYEISFFVRSDNPGKARLTFDGLGNNYPYKDWYATGGSWTEAFETTSQWQQVKITVNDFVSTTFQIAFEFGYLPDVTYYVDNIVVTDKDAEPTVVNLISNGDFESKAITPWGAWSSGKAAISEEGEGYGSSYSMKLTSSVDGGAGNAYKAQAGYGFDTPLEVGKTYEFSAMIKASVSTTFQIQIQNSTSYAGECYVDGNVSTTWTEFKKEFTVSKEDMNRFCINFGVSAGDYYIDNIVLSEKVVETRAVTRASGPTIIEKTDEEKAEIIRDAMEDWISKMVTHCKPYVHAWDVVNEPMDDGKTSDIKTGKGKTDLASDEFYWQDYFLTPKDYAVEAFKLARQYGNPDDKLFINDYNLEYNLNKCDGLIKYVEYIESKGATVDGIGTQMHIAIDSNKDNIAQMFQKLGATGKLIKVSELDIKVNTSSPTTENLAQQAEMYQYVIDMYKKYIPADKQYGITIWGVSDNEKEHVNWIPNDAPNLWDANYARKHAYKGVADGLAGKDVSGDFTGDLE; this is translated from the coding sequence ATGAAATACAGAAATATGCTTCCGTTTGTTGCCTTGTCGGTGCTGATATTGACATCGTGTGACGATAATAAGATGGAGTGGTATAAAGACCCTACACATGGAGCGGTTACTTCTTCCGAACTGCCTTTACAGTTGGCTGAAAAGATTTCCCGTTACAAGCCGTTGAAAGAATATTTATCCGATCCCAACTTTAAGTTGGGTATCGGAGTGGGGATGGATGAATATCTTGGTGACGAGACAACGACTACCATTGTGAATGAGAACTTTAATGATCTGACGATAGGATATGCCATGAAGCACGGTCCTATGGTCGATTCTAAAGGGAATTTGAAATTTGATAAGGTAGATCAATTGTTTACAAAGACTACAGAAGCGGGTATAAGCATTTATGGACACTGTCTGATTTGGCACACTAATCAGAATGCGAGTTATCTGAATAGTCTGATTGCACCGGAAGTTATTCCGGGACCGGCGGGCAGTAATTTGTTGGATCTGTCAGGCATTGAAGATGGAACCTTTGATGGCTGGAATCGTAAAAATGGAAGTGATGCGATGTCCATTGTGGAAGGGGAAGGACTGACAACTACTTCCAAAGCATTGAAATTTACAGTAGGATCTTCTGTAACGGCTGCTCATTCTGTGCAATTATATACTCCTGACATTTCAGCAGTAAGTGGGCATAATTATGAAATTTCATTTTTTGTCCGTTCGGATAATCCCGGTAAAGCCCGGTTGACTTTTGATGGGTTAGGAAATAATTATCCATATAAGGATTGGTATGCTACAGGTGGCAGTTGGACGGAAGCTTTTGAGACGACGTCTCAATGGCAGCAGGTGAAGATTACGGTGAATGATTTTGTTAGTACTACATTTCAGATTGCATTTGAGTTTGGTTATTTGCCGGATGTGACTTATTATGTAGATAATATTGTTGTGACAGACAAAGATGCGGAGCCTACTGTGGTTAATCTGATTTCTAACGGAGATTTTGAAAGCAAAGCTATTACTCCTTGGGGAGCTTGGAGTAGTGGAAAGGCCGCGATTTCGGAAGAAGGTGAAGGATATGGAAGTTCATATTCGATGAAGCTGACTAGTTCTGTTGACGGAGGGGCGGGCAATGCATATAAGGCACAGGCTGGATATGGCTTTGATACTCCTTTGGAAGTCGGCAAGACCTATGAGTTCTCTGCTATGATTAAAGCAAGTGTCTCAACTACTTTCCAAATTCAAATTCAGAACTCAACGAGTTATGCAGGTGAATGCTATGTAGATGGAAATGTGAGTACGACTTGGACAGAATTTAAGAAAGAATTTACAGTGTCTAAAGAGGATATGAATCGATTCTGTATCAATTTCGGAGTTAGTGCGGGTGATTATTATATAGATAATATCGTATTGTCGGAGAAAGTGGTGGAGACACGTGCTGTCACTCGTGCTTCCGGTCCTACTATCATTGAGAAGACCGACGAAGAAAAAGCCGAGATTATCAGAGATGCTATGGAAGACTGGATTTCAAAGATGGTTACCCATTGCAAACCTTATGTTCATGCATGGGACGTAGTCAATGAACCAATGGATGACGGAAAAACATCAGACATTAAGACTGGTAAAGGCAAAACTGATCTGGCTTCTGATGAATTCTACTGGCAAGATTATTTCCTGACTCCGAAAGACTATGCAGTAGAAGCTTTCAAACTTGCCCGTCAGTATGGAAATCCGGATGATAAACTATTCATCAATGATTATAATCTGGAATATAACCTCAATAAGTGTGACGGTCTGATTAAATATGTGGAATACATCGAAAGCAAAGGGGCCACAGTGGATGGTATTGGTACACAAATGCATATTGCTATTGATTCCAATAAAGACAATATTGCTCAAATGTTCCAGAAACTGGGTGCTACCGGCAAGTTGATTAAAGTATCCGAGTTGGATATTAAGGTTAACACTTCGTCGCCTACTACTGAAAATCTGGCACAACAGGCAGAAATGTATCAGTATGTCATTGATATGTACAAGAAGTATATCCCAGCGGACAAACAATATGGTATTACCATCTGGGGAGTATCGGACAATGAAAAAGAACATGTGAATTGGATACCGAATGATGCTCCGAACCTTTGGGATGCTAATTATGCACGTAAACATGCTTATAAGGGAGTGGCCGATGGTTTGGCTGGTAAAGATGTCAGCGGAGACTTTACCGGAGATTTGGAATAA
- a CDS encoding SusC/RagA family TonB-linked outer membrane protein: protein MESTNHYFRPLGLIILFCLFPVWVLAQTVSVTGVVKDASGEPIIGASVVEAGTTNGIVTDLDGNFKLNVSAKGSLKISFIGYQTQTIPVAGKKQFDITLKEDAKVLDEVVVVGYGQMKRSDLTGSVVSVNDEAIKKSVVTSVDQVLQGRAAGVQVQANSGMPGGSSSIRIRGINSLNASNEPIFVIDGVIIDGSTGSGSDNALASINPSDIVSMDVLKDASATAIYGARAANGVIMITTKRGQKGEAQITYDGYIGWQEMPKKLDMLNLREYAEHKNVRSGKDYSGNDWGIVNKDNNFVRPDLLGEGTDWQDEMFSKAMMTSHNLSVTGGTDKSNYALGAGYLNQDGIAVGSGFRRLNLRGSFDAQVKSYLKMGINFAFSNSRQKLTVSDESLIRTALLQSPSVAVRNAEGTFDGPDTDEWVQTNPVGLAMIKDNRNEKMGIRANTYAEATIIDGLTFKTELSFDYGVTNTYKFDPSYTFGAIENTDRQGTFSKSYNKFWSWRNIVNYMKTFGVHNVNAMIGQEMQESKWEYLMGSRMGYLSNAATDLTLGDAATAKNNGNSGESSILSYFGRLFYSYDDKYLLTFTLRRDGSSKFYKDNRWGWFPSAALAWKVSNESFLKDNNIINNLKLRLGWGVVGNQNVPNNAYKAIYSSVATVWGTGLLAGNTPNPELKWESTYSSNLGLDINLFQNRIELIADIYYKKTNDLLLQVPLPAYVGTSGQGSTSAPWKNVGSLENKGLELTLNTVNIDKGGFQWRSNVVFSMNRNKVKSLDTATSLIDKSNQTGETITVLTRTSVGNPIGQFYGYKVIGRFEKATDFYYRDASGAIKPVALPEGMSISKNSIWIGDYIFEDVNKDGVINEQDRTYIGNPEPDFTFGFGNSFSYKGFDLSINLTGSVGNEVVNWGRRELENPRGNNNILKSALDYAQLALIDPNGPDDYRNIQIVGGDPYACRMAIAKGTDDSNYRFSDRFVEDGSFLRIQSISFGYTFPRKWLAPIGIQNLKLYCNLQNVYTFTKYKGMDPEIGSANQDALLTGFDNYRYPSPRIYTFGLNLTF from the coding sequence ATGGAAAGCACAAATCATTATTTTCGACCGTTAGGTCTTATCATTCTTTTCTGCCTCTTTCCTGTATGGGTATTGGCACAGACTGTTTCCGTGACGGGAGTGGTCAAAGATGCATCGGGCGAACCGATTATCGGAGCCAGTGTAGTAGAAGCTGGCACTACCAATGGTATAGTTACCGATTTGGATGGTAATTTTAAGTTGAATGTATCAGCCAAAGGTAGCTTGAAGATTTCTTTTATCGGATATCAGACACAAACGATTCCTGTAGCCGGGAAAAAGCAGTTTGATATTACCCTCAAAGAAGATGCAAAAGTATTAGACGAAGTAGTTGTAGTTGGATATGGTCAGATGAAACGTAGTGACCTGACCGGTTCTGTTGTATCGGTCAACGATGAAGCCATTAAGAAATCTGTAGTGACTTCCGTTGACCAGGTACTGCAAGGACGTGCTGCTGGTGTGCAGGTACAGGCTAATAGCGGTATGCCCGGTGGTAGTTCTTCCATCCGTATTCGTGGTATCAACTCTTTGAATGCCTCCAATGAACCTATCTTTGTCATTGACGGTGTTATCATCGACGGTTCCACAGGTTCGGGAAGTGATAATGCACTGGCATCTATCAATCCTTCGGACATCGTCTCTATGGACGTATTAAAGGATGCTTCCGCCACTGCTATTTATGGTGCGCGAGCTGCAAACGGTGTGATTATGATTACTACCAAACGTGGACAGAAGGGTGAGGCGCAAATAACTTATGACGGATATATAGGATGGCAGGAAATGCCTAAAAAACTGGATATGCTGAATCTGCGTGAATATGCGGAGCATAAGAATGTTCGTTCAGGAAAAGACTATTCGGGAAATGATTGGGGAATAGTGAACAAGGATAATAACTTTGTTCGTCCGGATTTACTAGGTGAGGGTACAGACTGGCAGGATGAGATGTTCTCTAAAGCTATGATGACCAGTCATAATCTTTCTGTGACCGGAGGTACTGATAAAAGTAACTATGCATTGGGAGCAGGTTACCTCAATCAGGATGGTATTGCTGTTGGTTCAGGGTTCAGGCGTCTGAACTTACGAGGTAGTTTTGATGCCCAGGTGAAGAGCTATTTAAAAATGGGTATTAACTTTGCGTTTAGTAATTCCCGTCAGAAATTGACTGTATCTGACGAGTCGTTGATTAGAACTGCTTTATTGCAGAGTCCGAGTGTGGCTGTTCGTAATGCTGAAGGCACATTTGACGGACCGGATACGGACGAATGGGTACAAACGAATCCGGTGGGTCTTGCCATGATTAAGGATAACCGCAATGAGAAAATGGGTATTCGGGCAAACACCTATGCTGAAGCTACTATCATTGACGGACTGACGTTTAAAACGGAATTGTCTTTCGATTATGGGGTAACTAATACTTATAAATTTGATCCCTCATATACTTTTGGTGCGATTGAAAATACGGACCGTCAGGGGACTTTCTCCAAATCATATAATAAGTTCTGGAGTTGGAGAAATATCGTGAATTACATGAAAACTTTTGGAGTGCACAATGTGAATGCAATGATTGGTCAGGAAATGCAGGAGAGCAAATGGGAATATCTGATGGGAAGCCGTATGGGATATTTGTCCAATGCCGCAACCGACCTGACATTGGGAGATGCCGCAACAGCCAAGAATAATGGTAATAGTGGAGAAAGTTCGATTTTATCTTATTTCGGCCGTCTGTTCTATTCATACGATGACAAATATCTGTTGACATTTACTCTTCGTCGCGACGGTTCTTCCAAATTCTACAAAGATAATCGTTGGGGATGGTTCCCGTCGGCTGCTTTGGCTTGGAAGGTTTCCAATGAATCTTTTTTGAAAGACAACAATATTATTAATAATCTGAAATTGCGTTTAGGATGGGGTGTTGTAGGTAATCAGAATGTGCCTAATAATGCATATAAAGCCATTTATTCATCTGTTGCTACCGTTTGGGGAACAGGGTTGCTGGCTGGCAATACTCCGAATCCCGAATTGAAATGGGAGTCTACTTATTCAAGTAATCTGGGACTTGATATTAATCTTTTCCAGAACAGGATTGAATTGATAGCCGATATTTATTATAAGAAAACAAATGATTTGTTGTTGCAAGTGCCTCTTCCTGCTTACGTGGGAACTTCAGGTCAGGGCTCTACTTCCGCACCCTGGAAGAATGTGGGTTCTTTGGAGAATAAAGGACTTGAGTTGACTTTAAATACAGTGAATATTGATAAAGGCGGATTTCAATGGAGAAGTAACGTGGTATTCTCTATGAACCGTAATAAAGTAAAATCGCTGGATACGGCAACCAGCCTGATAGATAAGAGTAATCAGACAGGCGAAACAATAACCGTACTGACACGTACATCAGTAGGAAACCCTATCGGACAGTTTTATGGTTATAAAGTGATTGGCCGCTTTGAAAAGGCTACTGACTTTTACTATAGAGATGCTTCTGGAGCAATTAAGCCGGTAGCATTGCCTGAAGGTATGTCGATTTCCAAGAATAGTATCTGGATTGGTGATTATATTTTTGAAGATGTAAACAAAGACGGTGTTATCAATGAACAGGACCGTACTTATATCGGTAATCCTGAACCGGACTTTACTTTCGGCTTCGGTAACTCTTTCTCTTATAAAGGCTTCGACTTGAGCATTAACCTGACCGGATCGGTGGGAAATGAAGTTGTAAACTGGGGGCGTCGTGAACTTGAAAATCCACGGGGCAATAATAATATCCTGAAATCGGCGTTGGATTATGCACAACTGGCTTTGATTGATCCGAATGGTCCGGATGATTATCGGAATATACAGATTGTAGGCGGTGACCCTTATGCTTGCCGTATGGCTATTGCCAAAGGGACAGATGATTCCAATTATCGTTTCAGTGACCGCTTTGTGGAAGATGGTTCTTTCCTGCGTATTCAGTCTATCTCTTTCGGCTATACGTTCCCGCGTAAATGGTTGGCACCGATTGGTATTCAGAATCTGAAACTTTATTGTAACCTGCAGAATGTATATACATTCACAAAATACAAAGGGATGGACCCGGAAATAGGTTCTGCCAATCAGGACGCTTTGCTTACAGGCTTTGATAACTATCGTTATCCTTCTCCGCGAATTTATACATTCGGTCTGAATTTAACCTTTTAA
- a CDS encoding glycan-binding surface protein has product MKAFGLLVSLLICSCSFVSCDDDDDNGGSSVMNITGIYLEDAKSNVPDRLVDFARLGQLIRIEGEGFNGLKKVYINGYNCYFNPVFVSNKSFLVSVNSKVPTTEADENVRNTIRLVKDGGEYVYDFQIRAAAPSITKISNCMPNVGEPIIVYGSGLTEIAKVVFPGNVVVTEGIISDLDGEYFMVDMPAGVSEEGGSIFVEGSNGGAYSPAYFNYKKGLLLNFDGVGAQGAWGDSESMIQTTELESASIGEGNVSQGAYCRLPLERQLPVAAAKNRCAEVWTAGNGTDPDWLTLGVPAETPVAECAIQFEIYVPEPWSESGFLKICGQNGFNGGEWERDCYNYVPWLVDGKIVPFQTTGWQTVTVPFSEFYKSKASSGAWTTFADVTATRASASYANFGFYFENSDITLDKITGASSDKETEFLSKATSVKIYIDNWRVVPLTKPEYTDFPDEEEDAE; this is encoded by the coding sequence ATGAAAGCATTTGGCTTATTGGTGAGTCTGCTCATCTGCTCTTGTTCATTTGTTTCGTGCGACGACGATGACGATAATGGCGGAAGTTCTGTGATGAACATAACAGGGATCTATCTGGAAGACGCGAAGTCGAATGTTCCTGACCGTTTGGTTGATTTTGCCCGTTTGGGACAACTGATCCGAATTGAAGGTGAAGGATTCAACGGATTGAAGAAAGTGTATATTAATGGATATAACTGTTATTTTAATCCGGTATTTGTTTCGAATAAATCTTTTCTGGTTAGTGTGAACAGTAAAGTTCCGACTACAGAAGCAGACGAGAATGTACGTAATACAATTCGTTTGGTAAAAGATGGTGGTGAATACGTTTATGATTTCCAGATTCGTGCTGCTGCACCGTCTATAACGAAAATCTCCAACTGTATGCCGAATGTAGGTGAACCTATCATTGTTTATGGAAGTGGATTGACGGAAATAGCAAAAGTCGTTTTCCCCGGAAATGTGGTGGTGACAGAAGGTATTATTTCTGATCTTGACGGTGAATATTTTATGGTGGATATGCCTGCCGGAGTTTCTGAAGAGGGCGGTTCTATTTTCGTAGAAGGTTCGAATGGTGGTGCTTATTCTCCTGCCTATTTCAATTATAAGAAAGGCTTGTTGTTGAACTTCGACGGAGTGGGTGCACAAGGGGCATGGGGCGATTCTGAAAGTATGATTCAAACAACCGAACTGGAATCAGCTTCGATTGGTGAAGGTAATGTGTCGCAAGGTGCTTACTGTCGTTTGCCATTAGAAAGACAGTTGCCGGTGGCAGCAGCGAAGAATCGTTGTGCTGAAGTTTGGACAGCTGGTAATGGCACTGATCCTGACTGGTTGACGCTGGGTGTCCCTGCTGAAACTCCTGTTGCCGAATGTGCTATTCAGTTTGAAATTTATGTGCCCGAACCTTGGTCTGAATCCGGATTCCTGAAGATTTGTGGTCAGAACGGATTCAACGGTGGAGAATGGGAGAGAGACTGTTATAATTACGTACCGTGGCTTGTAGACGGAAAGATTGTTCCTTTCCAGACAACCGGTTGGCAGACTGTAACTGTTCCGTTTAGTGAATTCTACAAATCGAAAGCATCCAGCGGAGCTTGGACCACTTTTGCCGATGTGACCGCTACCCGTGCATCTGCTTCTTATGCCAACTTCGGTTTCTATTTTGAGAACTCTGATATTACATTGGATAAGATCACAGGTGCGAGCTCGGATAAAGAAACAGAGTTTCTATCCAAAGCAACTTCCGTGAAGATTTATATTGATAACTGGCGTGTCGTACCTTTGACGAAGCCGGAATATACCGATTTCCCGGACGAAGAAGAGGATGCAGAATAA
- a CDS encoding RagB/SusD family nutrient uptake outer membrane protein, whose amino-acid sequence MKTSKYIYSFMLAVALAFAGCSDFLDSEDNSNIAGDNFYQTEDDFRAATAPLYNKVWFDFNDKFYYGLGDGRGFNLCATTSNYIYPFADLTETGLTGPLVSAWGSLYNIVQQTNKIINGIKGNSSNSEEVKNPYIAEARFMRGVAYSYLAMLWGNVIINEDTDELVANPIVNTSPVSDVYEFAMRDLEFAAKYLPEVSSAAGRVNKYSAFGMLSRVYLTYAGYSSNPNSATRNQDYLDLAKKAALKVIENRNFELMTDYADLFMIDKNNNSETLFALQWVSNGTYGECNTIQDYFACESAITGNDRAWGGYVFAQPDVIWEYEKGDKRRQPTWMAYGDHYPEIQKANGGYTCEKKASGTVSGIYCKKYVCGSSKDNAKITSGSTPINTYMLRLAEVYLIYAEAILGNNPSTDDADAMEYFNKVRKRAGLEPQNSITYEDIRRERRLELCLEGQYWYDLVRRAYYKQQEVLNYITGQDRGTAIPVVWDADTQTLKRDEDSDETKRAIGDVDSSIFLLPYPESETVQNPLLKADPMPYAFKEDRITDLFN is encoded by the coding sequence ATGAAAACAAGTAAATATATATACTCTTTCATGTTGGCTGTAGCTTTGGCGTTTGCAGGATGCAGTGACTTCCTCGATTCTGAAGATAACTCCAATATCGCAGGAGATAACTTTTATCAAACGGAAGATGATTTCCGGGCAGCAACAGCTCCTTTGTATAATAAGGTGTGGTTCGACTTTAACGATAAGTTCTATTATGGACTGGGTGATGGACGCGGATTCAACCTTTGTGCGACAACCTCTAATTATATCTATCCTTTTGCCGATTTGACCGAAACCGGATTGACGGGGCCGTTAGTTTCGGCTTGGGGCTCATTATACAATATAGTACAGCAAACTAATAAGATTATTAACGGGATCAAAGGTAACTCATCCAATAGCGAAGAAGTGAAGAACCCATATATTGCTGAAGCACGGTTCATGCGTGGAGTTGCTTATTCCTATCTGGCGATGTTATGGGGAAATGTTATTATAAATGAGGATACGGATGAACTGGTGGCTAATCCAATTGTCAATACTAGCCCGGTAAGTGATGTCTATGAATTTGCGATGCGTGACTTGGAATTTGCGGCAAAATATTTGCCGGAGGTTTCTTCTGCTGCCGGACGTGTCAATAAATACAGTGCCTTTGGCATGTTGTCGCGTGTTTATCTGACGTATGCCGGTTATAGTAGTAACCCTAATAGTGCGACCCGTAATCAGGACTATCTGGATTTGGCAAAGAAAGCGGCTTTAAAAGTGATAGAAAACAGAAATTTTGAACTGATGACTGATTATGCCGATTTGTTTATGATTGATAAAAATAACAACTCGGAAACACTGTTTGCTTTACAATGGGTTAGTAATGGTACGTATGGGGAATGTAATACGATACAGGATTATTTTGCTTGTGAGTCGGCTATTACCGGTAATGACCGTGCATGGGGCGGTTATGTTTTTGCACAACCGGACGTGATTTGGGAGTATGAAAAAGGAGATAAACGGCGTCAGCCGACTTGGATGGCTTATGGCGATCATTATCCTGAAATACAGAAAGCAAACGGAGGATATACTTGTGAGAAGAAAGCATCGGGTACTGTTTCCGGAATTTATTGTAAGAAATATGTTTGTGGTTCTAGCAAAGATAATGCGAAGATCACTTCCGGAAGTACTCCTATCAATACTTACATGTTGCGTCTGGCAGAAGTATATCTGATTTATGCAGAAGCTATATTGGGAAATAATCCTTCAACAGATGATGCCGATGCAATGGAATACTTTAACAAAGTGCGCAAGCGTGCCGGTTTGGAACCCCAAAATTCGATTACTTACGAAGATATTCGTCGTGAGCGTAGACTGGAACTTTGTCTGGAAGGACAGTATTGGTATGACTTGGTACGTAGAGCTTATTATAAACAACAGGAAGTACTCAATTATATCACCGGACAGGATAGGGGTACTGCTATTCCTGTAGTATGGGATGCGGATACACAGACTTTGAAGAGAGACGAGGATTCGGATGAAACGAAGCGTGCCATAGGTGACGTCGATTCCAGTATATTCCTTCTTCCTTATCCGGAATCGGAGACTGTGCAAAATCCTTTGTTGAAAGCGGATCCTATGCCTTATGCATTTAAGGAAGACAGAATAACCGATTTGTTTAACTAA